A portion of the Punica granatum isolate Tunisia-2019 chromosome 7, ASM765513v2, whole genome shotgun sequence genome contains these proteins:
- the LOC116212967 gene encoding B3 domain-containing protein Os03g0212300-like isoform X2, whose translation MSDPRTLKFFKFFLVSQSKEHLKIPQAHCKLIKGWKPRIVLLSGPSGNTWRVSLSQDQEKPDELYFKHGWPRFVKDHSLKDGDLLLFQCLGKSKYKVEIFDPSGCPKEAAFNGNSFQGTFNIEKCRGWTSGKSYHDSSEAGEPSSARTLKFNMTICNSQHAYMNIPKHFAMSNALLNKVTLQDPSGKLWPAKIRFQVRPCPQFIIFDGWYEFCKSNKLKIGDICALELLPGNEESDNLLMSVCKLNF comes from the exons ATGTCGGATCCGAGAACGctgaaatttttcaaattcttccTTGTGTCTCAGAGTAAAGAACACCTG AAAATTCCTCAGGCTCACTGCAAACTTATAAAAGGCTGGAAACCTCGAATTGTTCTCCTATCCGGTCCAAGTGGGAATACTTGGAGGGTCAGTTTATCCCAGGACCAAGAGAAGCCCGACGAGTTATACTTCAAACATGGATGGCCACGATTTGTGAAGGACCATTCGCTCAAAGACGGGGATCTCTTGTTGTTCCAATGTCTAGGGAAGTCGAAGTACAAAGTGGAAATTTTCGATCCCAGCGGGTGTCCGAAGGAAGCAGCATTCAATGGTAACTCCTTTCAGGGCACCTTTAACATAGAAAAATGCAGGGGATGGACATCCGGGAAATCAT ATCATGACAGCTCTGAGGCTGGTGAACCTTCCTCTGCTCGAACTCTGAAGTTCAATATGACAATATGTAATTCTCAGCATGCATACATG AACATCCCTAAGCATTTTGCGATGTCAAATGCACTTCTCAACAAAGTGACACTCCAAGATCCGTCAGGAAAGCTGTGGCCAGCTAAAATCAGGTTCCAGGTTCGTCCTTGCCCTCAGTTTATCATATTCGATGGGTGGTATGAGTTCTGTAAAAGCAACAAGCTTAAGATTGGAGACATATGCGCACTGGAGCTGCTGCCGGGCAATGAAGAATCCGATAATCTGCTCATGTCTGTTTGTAAACTGAACTTTTAG
- the LOC116215238 gene encoding B3 domain-containing protein REM16-like isoform X2 has product MEEDDETCKQDCRRWEEDIYWTHFRSIHFFQFLRGDFQKQLAMPKKFAENMKNKLGENVFLKGPSGSIWKVGLAAEEGGLFFKRGWEEFVKDHPLAENDVLMFRFSGNSRFEVLMFDQRSLCEKEASYFCKKWGQNEKESEAGMKRKAREGSEVVTESPLPQDAVRAPAEEQPQKEEETAPAATRKKGRRIVTPRRASLANVGKESSLIVIDQDKKRSPVKSPSASSTPPQKGKVTRRRSVHKDSGFTHVFVSKKNAAVKSPAHVLMMQRAQAAMKSESFSVVMQPTHVYKRFYLSIPVQWADKHLGRCHQNIILRVKDKTWKTRYNYTSRNCGGISGGWRSFALDNYLQESDVCLFDLGDSIDGTVVLDVTIFRAIESVIPAVPEASAPPAEGPL; this is encoded by the exons ATGGAGGAAGACGACGAGACCTGCAAGCAGGACTGCCGGAGATGGGAAGAAGACATCTACTGGACCCATTTCCGCTCCATCCATTTCTTCCAGTTCCTCCGTGGCGATTTCCAGAAGCAGCTC GCCATGCCGAAGAAGTTCGCCGAGAATATGAAGAACAAGTTGGGGGAGAATGTGTTCCTGAAAGGTCCCAGTGGTTCGATATGGAAGGTGGGTCTGGCGGCCGAGGAAGGCGGGCTTTTCTTCAAGAGGGGGTGGGAGGAGTTCGTGAAGGATCACCCTTTGGCGGAGAATGATGTCCTTATGTTCAGGTTCAGTGGGAACTCGCGGTTCGAGGTGTTGATGTTCGATCAGCGGAGCTTGTGTGAGAAGGAGGCGTCCTACTTCTGCAAGAAGTGGGGGCAGAACGAGAAAGAGAGTGAGGCTGGGATGAAGAGGAAGGCGAGGGAAGGTTCCGAGGTTGTTACCGAGTCTCCGTTGCCTCAGGATGCTGTGCGTGCTCCTGCAGAGGAGCAGCCccagaaggaggaggagactgCGCCCGCTGCGACAAGAAAGAAGGGGCGCAGGATCGTGACTCCGAGGAGAGCTTCGCTTGCGAATGTTGGGAAAGAAAGTAGCCTGATTGTGATCGATCAAGACAAGAAGCGCAGTCCAGTGAAAAGCCCCTCTGCATCTTCGACTCCCCCGCAGAAAGGCAAAG TTACAAGACGAAGATCTGTTCATAAAGACTCGGGGTTTACACATGTATTTGTATCAAAGAAAAATGCTGCTGTCAAAAGTCCAGCGCATGTTCTGATGATGCAGCGGGCCCAGGCTGCGATGAAAAGTGAAAGTTTCTCCGTCGTGATGCAGCCTACTCACGTGTACAAGAGGTTTTATTTG TCAATTCCTGTCCAGTGGGCAGACAAGCACCTCGGTCGATGTCATCAGAACATCATCCTCCGCGTTAAGGACAAGACATGGAAGACACGCTACAACTACACCTCCCGCAACTGCGGAGGAATCTCTGGCGGGTGGAGGAGCTTTGCCCTTGACAACTACCTACAAGAGTCCGATGTCTGTCTCTTCGACCTCGGGGACAGCATAGACGGTACAGTTGTCTTAGACGTCACCATCTTCCGTGCAATCGAGAGCGTGATCCCCGCTGTTCCAGAGGCTTCTGCGCCTCCCGCCGAAGGTCCGCTCTGA
- the LOC116214502 gene encoding xanthotoxin 5-hydroxylase CYP82C4-like, whose protein sequence is MDHVKKYTVLVLIVSLIVFSCSWLGRRMRAKTCKGKEAPEANGAWPIIGHLHLLYGGEKLLHRTLAAMANKCQPTLSIRMGIHRAVVVSRWVEAKECFTTNDGALASRPKMTATKHVCYNHDIFGSHPRVPTTARCARLCNDSEAEHCRTAINRFFHLTRFPVVADALPFLSWLDFQGHEKAMRDTFKALAPILGQWLEEHRTSRASREVSTESDEQDITSILLSLQEEGQLRKTPYDVNTSIKSTCLAMILGGDGVAILMIWVVVLLLNSRGVLNKAQ, encoded by the exons ATGGACCACGTTAAGAAATATACTGTTCTTGTTTTGATTGTTTCCCTGATCGTTTTCTCGTGCTCTTGGCTTGGAAGAAGGATGAGAGCTAAAACATGTAAGGGCAAGGAAGCTCCTGAAGCTAATGGTGCGTGGCCAATCATTGGCCATCTCCACCTGCTCTACGGTGGTGAGAAGCTTCTCCATCGAACACTCGCAGCAATGGCCAACAAGTGCCAGCCTACACTTAGTATCCGTATGGGGATTCACCGTGCTGTTGTGGTGAGTCGGTGGGTGGAGGCAAAAGAGTGCTTCACCACAAACGACGGAGCGCTTGCCTCTCGTCCCAAAATGACTGCCACTAAGCACGTGTGCTACAACCACGACATTTTTGGGTCGCACCCTAGAGTGCCTACTACAGCAAGATGCGCAAGATT ATGCAACGATAGTGAGGCGGAACATTGTCGGACGGCAATAAACAGGTTTTTCCACTTAACGAGGTTTCCCGTGGTTGCAGATGCACTTCCCTTTCTGTCATGGTTGGACTTCCAGGGGCACGAAAAGGCAATGAGGGATACATTCAAGGCTTTGGCCCCGATCCTTGGACAATGGCTGGAGGAACACCGCACCAGCAGAGCCTCTCGAGAGGTGAGCACCGAGAGTGATGAGCAAGACATTACCAGCATACTGCTTTCGCTCCAGGAGGAAGGACAGTTGCGAAAAACGCCATATGATGTCAACACTAGCATCAAGTCCACTTGTCTG GCAATGATCCTAGGTGGTGATGGCGTAGCAATCTTAATGATTTGGGTCGTAGTGTTACTCTTGAACAGTCGCGGGGTCTTGAATAAGGCGCAGTAG
- the LOC116212967 gene encoding B3 domain-containing protein Os03g0212300-like isoform X3 — translation MSDPRTLKFFKFFLVSQSKEHLKIPQAHCKLIKGWKPRIVLLSGPSGNTWRVSLSQDQEKPDELYFKHGWPRFVKDHSLKDGDLLLFQCLGKSKYKVEIFDPSGCPKEAAFNDHDSSEAGEPSSARTLKFNMTICNSQHAYMNIPKHFAMSNALLNKVTLQDPSGKLWPAKIRFQVRPCPQFIIFDGWYEFCKSNKLKIGDICALELLPGNEESDNLLMSVCKLNF, via the exons ATGTCGGATCCGAGAACGctgaaatttttcaaattcttccTTGTGTCTCAGAGTAAAGAACACCTG AAAATTCCTCAGGCTCACTGCAAACTTATAAAAGGCTGGAAACCTCGAATTGTTCTCCTATCCGGTCCAAGTGGGAATACTTGGAGGGTCAGTTTATCCCAGGACCAAGAGAAGCCCGACGAGTTATACTTCAAACATGGATGGCCACGATTTGTGAAGGACCATTCGCTCAAAGACGGGGATCTCTTGTTGTTCCAATGTCTAGGGAAGTCGAAGTACAAAGTGGAAATTTTCGATCCCAGCGGGTGTCCGAAGGAAGCAGCATTCAATG ATCATGACAGCTCTGAGGCTGGTGAACCTTCCTCTGCTCGAACTCTGAAGTTCAATATGACAATATGTAATTCTCAGCATGCATACATG AACATCCCTAAGCATTTTGCGATGTCAAATGCACTTCTCAACAAAGTGACACTCCAAGATCCGTCAGGAAAGCTGTGGCCAGCTAAAATCAGGTTCCAGGTTCGTCCTTGCCCTCAGTTTATCATATTCGATGGGTGGTATGAGTTCTGTAAAAGCAACAAGCTTAAGATTGGAGACATATGCGCACTGGAGCTGCTGCCGGGCAATGAAGAATCCGATAATCTGCTCATGTCTGTTTGTAAACTGAACTTTTAG
- the LOC116215238 gene encoding B3 domain-containing protein REM16-like isoform X1 — translation MEEDDETCKQDCRRWEEDIYWTHFRSIHFFQFLRGDFQKQLVSLSPPSSSNAHQRETQNGHTQIAMPKKFAENMKNKLGENVFLKGPSGSIWKVGLAAEEGGLFFKRGWEEFVKDHPLAENDVLMFRFSGNSRFEVLMFDQRSLCEKEASYFCKKWGQNEKESEAGMKRKAREGSEVVTESPLPQDAVRAPAEEQPQKEEETAPAATRKKGRRIVTPRRASLANVGKESSLIVIDQDKKRSPVKSPSASSTPPQKGKVTRRRSVHKDSGFTHVFVSKKNAAVKSPAHVLMMQRAQAAMKSESFSVVMQPTHVYKRFYLSIPVQWADKHLGRCHQNIILRVKDKTWKTRYNYTSRNCGGISGGWRSFALDNYLQESDVCLFDLGDSIDGTVVLDVTIFRAIESVIPAVPEASAPPAEGPL, via the exons ATGGAGGAAGACGACGAGACCTGCAAGCAGGACTGCCGGAGATGGGAAGAAGACATCTACTGGACCCATTTCCGCTCCATCCATTTCTTCCAGTTCCTCCGTGGCGATTTCCAGAAGCAGCTCGTAAGTCTCTCACCTCCCTCCTCATCAAATGCCCACCAACGGGAAACCCAAAATGGACATACCCAAATT GCCATGCCGAAGAAGTTCGCCGAGAATATGAAGAACAAGTTGGGGGAGAATGTGTTCCTGAAAGGTCCCAGTGGTTCGATATGGAAGGTGGGTCTGGCGGCCGAGGAAGGCGGGCTTTTCTTCAAGAGGGGGTGGGAGGAGTTCGTGAAGGATCACCCTTTGGCGGAGAATGATGTCCTTATGTTCAGGTTCAGTGGGAACTCGCGGTTCGAGGTGTTGATGTTCGATCAGCGGAGCTTGTGTGAGAAGGAGGCGTCCTACTTCTGCAAGAAGTGGGGGCAGAACGAGAAAGAGAGTGAGGCTGGGATGAAGAGGAAGGCGAGGGAAGGTTCCGAGGTTGTTACCGAGTCTCCGTTGCCTCAGGATGCTGTGCGTGCTCCTGCAGAGGAGCAGCCccagaaggaggaggagactgCGCCCGCTGCGACAAGAAAGAAGGGGCGCAGGATCGTGACTCCGAGGAGAGCTTCGCTTGCGAATGTTGGGAAAGAAAGTAGCCTGATTGTGATCGATCAAGACAAGAAGCGCAGTCCAGTGAAAAGCCCCTCTGCATCTTCGACTCCCCCGCAGAAAGGCAAAG TTACAAGACGAAGATCTGTTCATAAAGACTCGGGGTTTACACATGTATTTGTATCAAAGAAAAATGCTGCTGTCAAAAGTCCAGCGCATGTTCTGATGATGCAGCGGGCCCAGGCTGCGATGAAAAGTGAAAGTTTCTCCGTCGTGATGCAGCCTACTCACGTGTACAAGAGGTTTTATTTG TCAATTCCTGTCCAGTGGGCAGACAAGCACCTCGGTCGATGTCATCAGAACATCATCCTCCGCGTTAAGGACAAGACATGGAAGACACGCTACAACTACACCTCCCGCAACTGCGGAGGAATCTCTGGCGGGTGGAGGAGCTTTGCCCTTGACAACTACCTACAAGAGTCCGATGTCTGTCTCTTCGACCTCGGGGACAGCATAGACGGTACAGTTGTCTTAGACGTCACCATCTTCCGTGCAATCGAGAGCGTGATCCCCGCTGTTCCAGAGGCTTCTGCGCCTCCCGCCGAAGGTCCGCTCTGA
- the LOC116212967 gene encoding B3 domain-containing protein Os03g0212300-like isoform X1: MSDPRTLKFFKFFLVSQSKEHLKIPQAHCKLIKGWKPRIVLLSGPSGNTWRVSLSQDQEKPDELYFKHGWPRFVKDHSLKDGDLLLFQCLGKSKYKVEIFDPSGCPKEAAFNGNSFQGTFNIEKCRGWTSGKSCKGDHDSSEAGEPSSARTLKFNMTICNSQHAYMNIPKHFAMSNALLNKVTLQDPSGKLWPAKIRFQVRPCPQFIIFDGWYEFCKSNKLKIGDICALELLPGNEESDNLLMSVCKLNF, encoded by the exons ATGTCGGATCCGAGAACGctgaaatttttcaaattcttccTTGTGTCTCAGAGTAAAGAACACCTG AAAATTCCTCAGGCTCACTGCAAACTTATAAAAGGCTGGAAACCTCGAATTGTTCTCCTATCCGGTCCAAGTGGGAATACTTGGAGGGTCAGTTTATCCCAGGACCAAGAGAAGCCCGACGAGTTATACTTCAAACATGGATGGCCACGATTTGTGAAGGACCATTCGCTCAAAGACGGGGATCTCTTGTTGTTCCAATGTCTAGGGAAGTCGAAGTACAAAGTGGAAATTTTCGATCCCAGCGGGTGTCCGAAGGAAGCAGCATTCAATGGTAACTCCTTTCAGGGCACCTTTAACATAGAAAAATGCAGGGGATGGACATCCGGGAAATCATGTAAAGGGG ATCATGACAGCTCTGAGGCTGGTGAACCTTCCTCTGCTCGAACTCTGAAGTTCAATATGACAATATGTAATTCTCAGCATGCATACATG AACATCCCTAAGCATTTTGCGATGTCAAATGCACTTCTCAACAAAGTGACACTCCAAGATCCGTCAGGAAAGCTGTGGCCAGCTAAAATCAGGTTCCAGGTTCGTCCTTGCCCTCAGTTTATCATATTCGATGGGTGGTATGAGTTCTGTAAAAGCAACAAGCTTAAGATTGGAGACATATGCGCACTGGAGCTGCTGCCGGGCAATGAAGAATCCGATAATCTGCTCATGTCTGTTTGTAAACTGAACTTTTAG
- the LOC116214870 gene encoding B3 domain-containing protein Os11g0197600-like translates to MQRRSRTMSDPSRLKFFKVFVETQSKERLRIPVYLMHMEGQKPQVFCLSGSSGDAWQVNLVEVLEKDSDELYFTHGWATFVKDNLIEHGHLLLFQYAGELNIKVEIFSRSGCPKEAAFHARCSQSKVVDHLPELDVPLVKIQSSYDHTRVQSALWLHSKSSSLCY, encoded by the exons ATGCAGAGAAGATCAAGAACAATGTCCGATCCGAGCAGGCTGAAGTTCTTCAAGGTGTTCGTCGAAACACAGAGCAAAGAGCGATTG AGGATCCCTGTTTACCTCATGCATATGGAAGGCCAGAAACCTCAAGTCTTTTGCTTGTCGGGTTCGAGTGGGGATGCATGGCAAGTCAATTTGGTAGAAGTACTAGAGAAAGACTCCGATGAGTTGTACTTCACGCATGGATGGGCAACCTTCGTGAAGGACAATTTAATTGAACATGGGCACTTACTGCTCTTTCAATATGCTGGTGAGTTGAACATTAAGGTGGAGATTTTCAGTCGCTCTGGCTGCCCCAAAGAAGCTGCATTTCATGCCAGGTGCTCTCAAAGCAAG GTTGTAGACCATTTGCCTGAGCTAGATGTTCCTCTAGTCAAAATCCAAAGTTCCTACGACCATACACGAGTCCAATCTGCGTTGTGGTTACATAGTAAATCCTCATCTCTCTGTTACTAG